A genome region from Cyprinus carpio isolate SPL01 chromosome B23, ASM1834038v1, whole genome shotgun sequence includes the following:
- the ncoa6 gene encoding nuclear receptor coactivator 6 isoform X2, translated as MAHQLSLDAQSPRAAPLTDHDSGVEDEDDGSCSPTTTSTIYVAFKGNMNDEDFREKLDTILQGMPDMLLLGTKRLEPERVEPWNSVRVTFNIPREAAERLRLLAQNNQQQLRDLGILSVQIEGEGAINVAVGQGRSQEVRVNGPLGAPGQMRMDVVFPMQQGQAGMRMNNPSVSMMPPGANMAAQGMVPNSGTPMQPRAPRPPSQTDTMDPMLSGLALQQQQQQLQHPHVGHGPLGNLGPQGHHMQAMQANRQLNPAALQQLQQQQQLQQQQQQHQQQQVQMAQLGGARGPFNPSNQMPVPPGWNQLPSGVLQPPPVQGPMGPGWRKAPPQPQMGQRQPSLASVQTPNHPPPPYPFGSQQAGPVFNSMAQHQLQQQQQQTGANQFATPQPKVPQGAPGVVVSRAPPPLPPSSAPQGSLTAKSPGSSSSPFQQGSPGTPPMMGQGQLGPRPTTPQGFPQGVGSPGRAVMGQQGNIQPGFMGVPQHGQVPQVGMGGMPKRMPVGFPNAPVNQNFGQGQVTTTGAGSTPQIQNSQSMANTGVQSSVQAPNHMQSNPLQVSAVTHHSGMPAQPPGTTSGASMGQPQQGLKTQMMGVPQSQHQTQVVASTQSQMAQSQTGSQTVLSRPVNTGQRGMTPPKQMMPPQGQGIMQSQNQLGGGQGHQALLLQQQQQQQQQQQQQQQQQQQQQQQQNAMMEHIVASQIQGNKQAFGPKGQPGVMQGQIMRGPSPNIQGNMAQFQSQMGQQQMTQQHHQQQQQQMAHLQQQQQLQQQQLQQQQLQQQQLQLQHQQPQQAQMQQQQLQQPHQQMVQQQSQQIPMNGNPNQALGMHGSQMRLPGNHHLVQQQLQQKQQQQQVMLQQQQAGQQHQHQLGDSSGNADISQQMVPDLQNPQQQQGMLGNSQHMQVGNGHFPGHGMSFNPQFAGQMPVGGPCGQAGGFPVNKDVTLTSPLLVNLLQSDISASQFGPGGKQGTGAVAAANQVKPKKKKPPRKKKPKVEEGQQSTDSLCGLDSLPHGLEEGEMQGLGGDQGSGIDSNSKLSEFANRPGLPGQSGDQRILQQMPMQFMPQQQQQQQIQQMQQQQQQLQQQQQQQQQMQQQQMQQQHQQIQQQQMQQQQMQMQTMQGPQGQAGTSQGPHHVQTQIHSQQSMQMQHQQQQQPPPQHLQQQLQSQPQQQQQQQAQQQQQQQHQQQQQQMMMMLKMQQEAKNRMTLQQGGHMQKGLVNPNDPSQRMPVSQPGNMPVMIDLQGHGGVPPSPDKARGMPLMVNPTLTGPARRTPHSEVGQPTPPEETPGNHSMQDRGPLEIGQQSGNGNQPMIPNQGPNTHLMKSVPLSVPHQPGASPQQQSQQVAAMAGSHNIHFSSAPAVSQSSRPKTPNRASPRPYHHPLTPTNRPPSTEPSEINLSPERLNASIAGLFPPKINIPLPPRQPNLNRGFDQQGLNPTTLKAIGQAPPNLTNLPVNNNTSGNNNGPQSYPSGVGMVNSGGKQDKQTGVGHAKRASPSNSRRSSPASNRKAATPSPGRQKGAKASLTSPPHPQQMMVSPQNVMVSPNSVLPTTSASLPSAGPGESQQSLNSLQTLPGSADAIRDGQVVTTQAEQHQAVQFREQSGPKMASPRVHSQEPKRQELSNLVEQRVEDKQQPRTTPQHDHSSAVSPAFRDAPTSLNQLLDNTGTPSLSVKSQNIPQVGGELVQKESPNAPSAQENQPNPVVSQSTNIGTSLSTSETDQKPKPASVSSPNLVVSSSANLQSVSAVSSVSSNQTVLLSLTSIPNPSVSSNHNLIPISNASQTVLQRPISSVTTPQNQITVFVTSNPISSATNTASVVPPALVSKVLAVPNKNIRPPDIRQQNPTQTRPQFIAGSVYSIFQATPVSSSANVMSQPVTMVGPIVSANIQLTPTPVLTTSQPSAQASTSMLTNSPAVSIAATQQSRTVIGQLQVQVPASQASPVNVVLPPQQPSPGGPKQESVSEASGSKSSPVGQTVLHSGMSSPFQQLLASPPACSSPGATAVARRSPLSPTTVLAKSSPVQTVVSKHTMPSISSSNADDQKERTPVTQIGKTLDVATTQASCAVTSETVSALQPTAPVTVPAAQIASQQSALPPKVSSPEPVPTPSPVPTSTPSSNMPPPASTPGMVHLSSPVATSSPPSSLPAVLVSAPTAAPGPPTTTSRPSTATQLSGEQQPSALVETSGSDSAETKAIVDAPGISAHPEAPQEDQASCGQAGQGVTTAAEQGDTRATTEKAKGPSRRSSRTDKEPEEEASDNGQRKRVARPGSASSNTGKESNTGASPTQAKRRKSK; from the exons ATGGCGCATCAGCTGTCCCTGGATGCACAATCCCCTCGAGCCGCCCCGCTCACGGATCACGACTCTGGAGTGGAAGATGAAGACGATGGCTCCTGCAGCCCTACCACAACCTCCACAATCTATGTTGCCTTCAAAGGGAACATGAATGATGAGGACTTTCGGGAGAAGCTGGATACCATCTTACAGGGGATGCCAGATATGCTCTTACTAG GTACAAAGAGGCTCGAACCCGAGCGTGTGGAGCCATGGAACAGCGTACGTGTCACTTTCAACATCCCCCGTGAGGCAGCCGAGCGACTGCGCCTCCTGGCTCAAAACAATCAGCAGCAGCTGCGGGATCTGGGCATCCTGTCTGTGCAGATTGAAG GTGAAGGAGCCATTAACGTTGCGGTTGGACAGGGCCGAAGTCAAGAAGTAAGGGTAAATGGACCCCTTGGTGCTCCTGGTCAGATGAGAATGGATGTTGTGTTCCCTATGCAGCAGGGCCAGG CTGGAATGCGTATGAATAACCCTTCGGTGTCTATGATGCCTCCTGGGGCTAATATGGCAGCTCAGGGAATGGTACCTAATAGTGGTACACCAATGCAGCCAAGAGCACCAAGGCCACCTTCACAGACAG ACACAATGGATCCCATGCTTTCAGGGCTGGCCttacagcaacagcaacaacaactccAACATCCTCATGTGGGACATGGTCCACTTGGTAACTTAGGCCCACAGGGACATCACATGCAAGCCATGCAAGCAAATCGACAGCTAAATCCAGCAGCCCTACAGCAActtcagcaacaacaacaacttcagcaacaacaacaacaacaccaacaacagcAGGTTCAGATGGCCCAACTAGGTGGTGCACGTGGTCCTTTCAACCCCTCCAACCAGATGCCTGTACCCCCTGGCTGGAACCAGTTGCCCTCTGGTGTTCTCCAACCACCACCTGTCCAGGGTCCTATGGGACCAGGTTGGAGGAAAGCCCCGCCACAGCCACAAATGGGGCAGCGTCAACCCTCTTTGGCATCTGTTCAGACGCCCAATCATCCACCACCACCATATCCATTTGGAAGTCAGCAGGCCGGACCGGTTTTCAATTCAATGGCACAACATCAGttgcaacaacagcagcagcagacagGGGCAAACCAGTTTGCAACCCCTCAGCCCAAAGTCCCTCAGGGAGCACCAGGTGTAGTTGTCTCAAGAGCACCGCCTCCTCTGCCTCCCTCCTCTGCCCCTCAAGGAAGTCTCACAGCCAAGTCCCCTGGTTCGTCGTCATCTCCTTTCCAACAGGGCTCACCTGGAACACCTCCAATGATGGGACAGGGGCAGCTTGGTCCACGTCCCACAACCCCCCAGGGTTTCCCACAAGGTGTTGGATCTCCAGGAAGAGCTGTGATGGGCCAGCAAGGAAACATTCAGCCTGGCTTTATGGGCGTTCCACAACATGGACAGGTTCCCCAAGTTGGAATGGGAG GTATGCCCAAACGAATGCCAGTGGGGTTCCCAAATGCTCCTGTTAATCAAAATTTCGGACAAGGACAGGTTACTACTACAGGAGCAGGTAGTACACCTCAAATACAAAATAGTCAGAGCATGGCAAACACTG GCGTCCAGTCATCAGTCCAAGCGCCAAATCATATGCAGTCAAATCCCCTTCAAGTTTCTGCAGTGACCCACCACAGTGGCATGCCAGCCCAACCCCCAGGCACCACCTCAGGAGCTAGTATGGGACAACCTCAGCAAGGACTTAAGACTCAAATGATGGGTGTACCACAATCACAACATCAAACACAGGTTGTAGCTTCCACTCAAAGTCAAATGGCACAAAGCCAAACAGGAAGCCAGACTGTTTTGTCCAGGCCAGTAAATACCGGGCAGCGAGGAATGACCCCTCCCAAGCAAATGATGCCACCACAAGGTCAAGGGATCATGCAGAGCCAAAACCAGCTTGGTGGAGGACAGGGACATCAGGCTTTATtgcttcagcagcagcagcagcagcaacaacaacaacaacagcagcagcaacaacaacaacaacaacagcaacagcaaaatGCTATGATGGAACACATTGTAGCTAGTCAGATACAGGGTAACAAGCAGGCCTTTGGCCCAAAAGGTCAACCTGGTGTAATGCAAGGCCAGATAATGAGAGGTCCTTCACCTAATATTCAAGGTAATATGGCGCAGTTTCAATCTCAGATGGGTCAGCAACAAATGACTCAACAACACCatcagcaacagcaacaacaaatggctcatttacaacaacagcagcaattaCAGCAACAGCAACTACAGCAACAGCAGTTACAACAGCAACAACTACAGCTGCAACACcagcagccacaacaagcacaaATGCAACAACAACAGCTACAGCAACCCCATCAGCAAATGGTACAACAACAGTCTCAACAAATTCCAATGAATGGCAACCCCAACCAAGCATTAGGGATGCATGGGTCTCAGATGCGACTTCCAGGAAATCATCATTTAGTACAACAACAGCTTcagcaaaaacaacagcaacagcaggtGATGCTGCAGCAGCAACAGGCTGGTCAGCAGCATCAACACCAGTTAGGAGATAGTAGTGGAAATGCTGATATCAGCCAACAGATGGTTCCAGACCTGCAGAATCCGCAACAACAGCAGGGTATGTTGGGAAATTCTCAACATATGCAGGTTGGCAATGGCCATTTTCCTGGTCATGGCATGTCCTTCAATCCTCAGTTTGCTGGTCAGATGCCAGTAGGAGGCCCATGTGGGCAAGCGGGTGGATTTCCAGTAAACAAGGATGTGACACTAACCAGTCCCTTATTAGTAAATCTTCTCCAAAGTGATATTTCTGCCAGCCAGTTTGGTCCTGGTGGGAAGCAAGGAACAGGTGCGGTTGCTGCTGCTAACCAGGTCAAGCCTAAAAAGAAGAAACCTCCCCGTAAGAAGAAGCCAAAAGTAGAGGAAGGACAACAGTCTACTGACAGTCTGTG TGGTCTGGATTCATTGCCTCATGGACTGGAGGAAGGAGAGATGCAAGGGTTGGGAGGTGATCAAGGGAGTGGCATTGACTCAAACTCTAAACTTTCTGAATTCGCTAATCGACCAG gccTGCCTGGTCAGTCTGGAGATCAGAGGATATTACAGCAAATGCCAATGCAGTTTATGCcccaacaacagcagcaacaacagatACAGcaaatgcagcagcagcagcagcagttacaacaacaacagcagcagcagcaacaaatgCAGCAGCAACAGATGCAACAACAGCATCAACAGATCCAGCAGCAGCAAATGCAACAGCAACAAATGCAGATGCAGACTATGCAGGGTCCTCAAGGTCAAGCTGGAACATCACAAGGACCCCATCATGTCCAGACCCAGATTCATTCACAACAGTCAATGCAGAtgcaacaccaacaacaacaacaaccaccaccACAACATCTTCAACAACAACTGCAGTCACAgccacaacagcaacaacaacaacaggcacagcagcagcaacaacaacaacatcagcagcaacagcaacaaatgaTGATGATGCTTAAAATGCAACAAGAAGCTAAAAATCGAATGACACTACAGCAAGGTGGGCACATGCAAAAGGGTTTAGTCAATCCTAATGATCCATCTCAGAGAATGCCTGTATCACAACCAGGCAACATGCCTGTAATGATCGATCTTCAAGGGCATGGAGGTGTTCCACCTTCTCCTGATAAAGCCAGAGGAATGCCACTCATGGTAAATCCAACTCTTACTGGACCAGCAAGAAGGACACCCCATTCAGAGGTTGGACAACCAACACCACCAGAGGAAACCCCTGGAAACCATAGCATGCAGGACCGGGGACCCCTTGAAATTGGTCAACAGTCAGGAAATGGAAATCAACCAATGATTCCCAATCAAGGTCCTAATACTCATTTAATGAAATCCGTGCCTTTATCAGTGCCCCACCAGCCAGGAGCAAGTCCCCAGCAGCAGTCCCAGCAAGTGGCAGCAATGGCTGGCTCACATAATATTCACTTTTCCAGTGCTCCGGCAGTTTCCCAAAGTTCCCGCCCTAAAACCCCTAACCGAGCCAGTCCTCGGCCATATCACCACCCTTTAACTCCAACCAACCGTCCACCTAGTACTGAACCCTCTGAAATAAATCTGTCCCCTGAGAGACTGAATGCCTCTATTGCTGGTCTTTTCCCTCCAAAAATTAACATTCCTCTGCCACCGCGGCAGCCAAATCTAAATCGAGGTTTTGATCAGCAAGGACTTAACCCAACTACACTTAAAGCAATTGGCCAGGCTCCACCCAACCTAACAAATCTTCCTGTCAACAATAATACCAGTGGCAACAATAATGGCCCACAGTCTTATCCATCAGGTGTTGGCATGGTAAACTCTGGAGGAAAACAAGATAAACAGACCGGTGTTGGGCATGCTAAAAGAGCTAGTCCCAGTAATAGTCGAAGATCCAGCCCTGCCTCAAATAGAAAAGCTGCCACTCCAAGCCCAGGAAGACAGAAGGGTGCCAAAGCATCATTGACATCACCTCCACATCCGCAGCAAATGATGGTTAGTCCACAGAACGTGATGGTTAGTCCCAACTCAGTGCTCCCAACTACCTCTGCATCTTTGCCATCAGCAGGACCTGGAGAATCACAACAGAGTTTAAATTCTCTGCAAACCCTACCTGGTAGTGCCGATGCAATTAGAGATGGCCAGGTAGTGACTACACAAGCAGAGCAGCATCAGGCAGTTCAGTTTAGAGAGCAGTCTGGTCCTAAAATGGCAAGCCCTCGGGTGCATTCTCAGGAACCCAAACGGCAAGAGCTTAGCAATTTGGTTGAACAGCGTGTTGAAGATAAACAACAACCTCGGACAACACCACAACATGACCATAGCTCTGCTGTATCACCAGCATTTAGAGATGCTCCAACATCTCTGAATCAGCTATTGGACAACACAGGCACCCCATCTTTGTCAGTGAAATCTCAAAATATTCCTCAAGTGGGTGGAGAACTTGTGCAAAAAGAGAGTCCTAATGCTCCATCAGCTCAGGAGAACCAACCTAATCCTGTTGTCTCACAGAGCACAAATATTGGCACCTCCTTGTCTACAAGTGAAACTGATCAGAAACCTAAACCTGCTTCAGTATCAAGTCCAAATCTTGTAGTCAGTAGCAGTGCAAACCTGCAGTCTGTCAGTGCTGTATCAAGTGTTAGTTCAAACCAAACTGTGCTCTTAAGTCTCACTTCAATACCCAACCCTTCAGTAAGTTCAAATCACAATCTTATACCCATCTCAAATGCATCTCAAACTGTCTTGCAAAGGCCCATCTCATCAGTGACAACACCACAAAATCAGATCACGGTCTTTGTAACCTCTAATCCCATTAGCTCTGCTACCAACACAGCTTCTGTCGTTCCTCCTGCTCTTGTATCTAAGGTACTGGCAGTTCCCAATAAAAACATAAGACCTCCTGATATTCGTCAACAAAATCCTACCCAAACGCGTCCACAGTTCATCGCAGGATCTGTGTATTCAATATTTCAAGCTACGCCAGTATCATCAAGTGCTAACGTCATGTCTCAACCTGTCACTATGGTTGGTCCCATAGTCTCTGCAAATATCCAGCTTACTCCTACCCCGGTATTAACTACATCACAACCCTCTGCGCAAGCATCAACATCTATGCTGACAAACTCACCTGCTGTGAGCATAGCTGCTACTCAGCAGAGCCGCACTGTTATTGGTCAGCTTCAAGTTCAAGTACCTGCAAGTCAGGCTTCCCCTGTAAACGTAGTTCTGCCACCTCAACAGCCAAGCCCTGGGGGTCCCAAACAGGAGAGTGTCTCTGAAGCTAGTGGCTCGAAATCTAGTCCTGTTGGGCAGACGGTCTTACATTCTGGCATGTCATCACCCTTTCAGCAGCTATTGGCTTCTCCACCTGCTTGCTCTAGCCCAGGGGCTACGGCTGTTGCCCGCAGAAGTCCTCTGTCTCCAACAACAGTGTTAGCCAAAAGCAGTCCAGTCCAGACTGTTGTAAGCAAACATACCATGCCCAGCATCTCTTCGAGCAATGCCGATGATCAAAAAGAGCGAACCCCTGTCACTCAGATTGGAAAGACTCTGGATGTTGCCACAACTCAAGCTTCTTGTGCAGTTACGTCTGAAACGGTATCTGCACTCCAGCCCACTGCTCCAGTGACCGTTCCAGCTGCTCAAATAGCATCTCAGCAATCTGCACTTCCTCCAAAAGTGTCTTCTCCTGAACCTGTGCCCACTCCTTCTCCAGTCCCTACTTCTACACCATCATCTAATATGCCACCCCCAGCCTCTACCCCTGGAATGGTTCACCTCTCTAGTCCTGTTGCTACTTCTTCACCACCTTCTAGTTTGCCTGCAGTTTTAGTTTCTGCACCCACTGCTGCTCCAGGACCTCCCACTACAACCTCCCGCCCCTCCACAGCAACACAGCTCTCTGGGGAACAGCAGCCTTCTGCACTGGTGGAGACTAGTGGATCTGACTCTGCTGAAACAAAAGCAATTGTAGATGCTCCTGGCATCTCAG CTCATCCTGAAGCTCCACAAGAAGACCAAGCTTCATGTGGCCAAGCTG GACAAGGGGTTACCACTGCAGCAGAACAAGG GGATACAAGGGCCACCACTGAGAAAGCAAAAGGTCCTAGTCGACGAAGCTCACGAACAGACAAGGAGCCTGAGGAGGAAGCATCTGACAATGGACAGAGAAAAAGAGTTGCTAGGCCAGGCTCAGCCTCATCAAACACAGGAAAAG aaTCAAACACTGGAGCCAGTCCCACGCAGGCAAAACGAAGGAAGTCCAAGTAA